CCTCTCCTAGGAAGGAGCTCCCTCAGACCAGAGCCTGCAGCCTGCCTCCCCGCTTAAGCCAGTCTCCTCCCTACTCCCCCCATCTCATCTGTTTCcagccaggccctggcagtgaccCTGAGCAGAGAGGCAAAGGAtgagggtgggaggcaggacATTCCAGGTACTTCCTTGGctatggggtgggggtggggtgtctcCATGGAGATGAGCGGTGGACCATGTCCAGATGGTTATCAGGACTCCCAGAGTCCTCCCTTCCCTCACCCAGTCAGGCCTCCTTGGCTCTGAGCACAGTGAGGAAGCCTGGCAAAAGTCCATCACTCCTCAAAGGGGGTCCAGAGAAGAGACAGGGGCTAAGGTTCCTGGGAGTGGGCCAAGAAGACTTCCCAGAGCAAGGATCAGAGAAGTTGGTTGAGATGACTGCATCTGGTTTAAGCCTTTATCCCCAGAGAGCTCTGGAGACAGAGAAGAGTAGCACCCACCCCTTCTCCACACCACATCACATCTGACCTGAAGGTATGACCAAGGCAGTCCAGGGAGGTGTCAGGTTATTAGTCAGTTTTCAGCCTCTTCATAACCTCACCCCACTGGCAACCTCAGCTGTCCATAAGACCCCCCATTAGTGACCCCCAGACCTCCCGTCTTTCGGTCATATGCAGAATTGGGTAGGGGCACACagaccctcttcctcctcccaaagCTACTGGAACTCCCGGTGCATTGGTGAGAGCTGGAAAAGACCCCCAGTGTCATGGTAATTGTCCTGGGAGCTGAAGCAGGATggcagtgagccctgaggaaggATTTCCTGAGTAGCAAAGAAACAAGGTTTGGAAACACAGATTGGGATTTTTGCTTCTGTCTTCAGCCGCCCTGAGATCAACCCTCTCCCTCTACACCCCTAATGTATCACCGCAACCATTCTCAACCTCTACCAGATCCCCAGAGCCCCACGAAATGGTGGGGTGCCTACCTCTCCGTTTCTCAGGAACCTGAGTTTTCTGGAGAAGagccaggataggaatggggctcTGGTTTCATCTCGCCTGACTCCAGTCTTCCTAGGGAAAGTTGGTTCCACTTGAGTTGGAGGGATTGAGGCTAAACAACCAGGCTGACAAAGGTCCCATGGAAGTGCCAAGCAGCCTGGAGCTGGAGGAGATGGCCTTGGACAGTCAGGTATCTCTCTCCAAGCCTGGCTTCACACTTTCTCTCCTCACAGTACACTGGGAGCTCACAAGGAAGGAAGCATGACAGtgatagtattattattattttatattctacagCACTCACTGCTACATCTGGCGTTGTTCCATACACGTGttaactcattcaatcctcacctTGTGCAACTTAATGAGGTAAGTAGAACTatctattatccccattttacagatgaagaaactaaagagTAGAGAGGTGGAACCTGTCAGGAATCCAGCAGGAACAGTATATTGTCAGAGGGCTTCACTGAAGAGAGTTTAGGAAGGGACTATTTACAGAGGCAGGGCAGGGTCAAGGGATGGCCCAAGCACTAAGAGTGGGCAGCCATTCCGTCCTCAGCCAGAGGAGGCGAGAGGAGAGAGCAGTGTTACTGGATGCAGTGAAAGTCCTGGAAAAGGCGTGGGTACCCAGACTTTCTTCCCGACCCCCTCACACCCGTCCTGCCTTCTGATTTCCTAGCTGTGCCTCGCACTTACCAAACCCAcctggaagccagagggcaagagGGCCCAGGTGACACAGCCCACAGGTGTCAACCTCCCTGGGCACAGAGCAGGCGGAGATTGGATCTGGAGGAAATGAGACCACACGCCCAAGGGCCCATGTCTGGGAAGGGCTTGTTTGGAACACAGGTGATCTGGCCCGGGCGCCCTGCTCCCTGAGATGTTGCTAAGTGCTGCCTGGGAAAGGGGTTCAGGGCAACCAGGTTGGGGACAGTAAGCTGAGTTCTAATCCAGGCTTTGTTGCACTGCTCTGTGACCCTGAGTGagactctgggcctcagtttcccctttatGCAAGGTGGGTGCCTCTCTGGGACAGCCACAGTGCCCAGACCAGGCAGAGTCTCTGTTCCCACTGCCATCCTCCTTCTTACCGCAAATAAGCCTGGCACCAAAGGCCAAGGCCCCAGGTGTGGAGACACTGAGTGCCTGAGGAGGCCACCCCCAGCTGCTGGGCGGACACACCCACTCCTCTGCCTGCTTAGGACTCAGACGTTCTACTCAGTGTCCCAAGGTGAGCCCCttgagggcctcagttcctccttctgatttaaaaaaatttttatagtttagtttagtttttattttatttttttaattgaagtatagttgatgtacattatataagttacaggtatacagtatagtaattcacaatttttaaaggttatactccatttatagttactataaaatattggctatattccctgtgctttttttttaaattaaaaaattaatttatttttttatatttatttttggctgtgttgggtcttcgtttctgtgcgagggctttctctagttgcggcaagtggggaccactcttcatcgcggtgtgcgggtctctcgctatcgcggcctctcttgttgcggagcacaggctccagacgcgcaggctcagtagttgtggcccacgggcctagctgctccgcggcatgtgggatcttcccagaccagggctcgaacccgtgtcccctgcattggcaggcagattctcaaccactgcgccaccagggaagccctccctgtgctttttttgtgtggttttttttgtttgttttggccacgccgtgcagtaggtgggatcttagttcccccaccagggatcaaacccgtgctccctgcattgggagggtgaagtcttaactactggaccaccagggaagtccctccctggtTTGTacgatatatccttgtagcttattttatatataatggtttgtacctcttaatcccctacccctatattacccctcccccatcttccaTCTCCcatctggtaaccaccagtttgttctctgtatctatgagtctgtttcttttttgttatattcactagtttgttatattttttagattccacatataaatgatatcatacaggcTTCTGCCATCTTTCCAGCCCTCAGTCAGACAGGCGCGGAGACGCTTCTAGAAGTAACATCACGATGGCTGCCCAAGGAGAACCCGAAGTTCAGTTCAAACTTGTACTGGTTGGTGATGGTGGTACTGGAAAAACTACATTTGTGAAACGTCATCTGGTGAATTTGAGAAGAAGTATGTAGCTACATTGGGTGTTGAGGTCCATCGCCTTGTGTTCCATACCAACAGAGGACCTATTAAGTTCAATGTATGGGATGCAGCTGGTCAGGAGAAATTTGGTGGACTGAGAGATGGCTATTATATCCAAGCTCAGTGTGCCATTACAATGTTTGATGTGCCATTACAGTGTTTGATGTAACATCGAGAGTTACTTACAAGAACGTGCCTAACTGGCATAGAGATCTGGTACCAGTGTGTGAGAACATCCCCATCATGTTGGGTGGCAACAAAGTGGGTATTAAGGACAGAAAGGTTAAGGCAAAGTCAATTGTCTTCCACCGAAAGAAGAATCTTCAGTACTATGACATTTCTGCCAAAAGTAACTACAACTTTGAAAAGCCCTTCCTCTGGCTTGCTAGAAAACTGGTGGGAGACCCTAACTTGGAGTTCTTCGCCATGCCTGCTCTCGCCCCGCCAGAGGTGGTCATGGACTCAGTGTTGGCAGCGCAGTTCGAGCAGGATCTAGAGGTTGCTCAGACAACTGCCCTCCCAGATGAAGAGAAAGTGAAGCTGGACCCCAGCGTCAGAAGTCTAGTTTTATAGGCAACTGTCCTGTGATGTCAGTGGTGCAGCGTGTTTGCCACTTTACTATATAGCTAAGCAGAACATGTGCTTAATCTTTGGGATGCTGAAGGAGATGAATGGGCTTCGGAGTGAATGTGGCAGTTAAAATGAAATGCCTTCATTTTTTGGACCTGCTTATTCAGGTGTTTTGGAACACAGTTGTTTCCTCCTTGAGTTTCAAATATAAAAGACTGCTACAGTcacatcacatacacacacacaaaaagtgatatcatacagtatttttctctgtctgacttatttcacttagcataataccctccaagtctatccattttgttgcaaaggacaaattttcattcttttttatggctgaatagtattccattgtatatatatctatatctatatctatatatatacatatagtataaGTAGtatccattatatgtatataatggaatattattcagcagatgaatggattaagattaacagatgaatggataatatatataccacatcttaatccattcatctgttgatggacatttaggttgtttccatatctttttccatatcaattataaacaatgctactatgaatattggagtgcatgtatcttttagaattagtgtttttggttttttcagatatatatccaggagtggtatttctgggtcatataatagttctatttttagttttttgagaaacctccatactgtttccacagtgactgcaccaatttatattcccaccaacagtgtatgagggttccctttctttttgggaaaaacatatttatttatttaggctcagttgcagcatgcgggatatttagttgcagcatgcgaattcttagttgcggcatgcacgtgggatctagttccctgaccagggattgaacccagcccgccccctgcattgggagctcagactcttagccactggaccaccagtcccaagggttcccttttctccacatcctcaccgatGTTTGTTACTTGtgttatttttgatgatagccattctgacaggtatgaggtgatagctcattgtggttttgatttgcatttccctgatgattagtgatgttgagcatcttttcacgtgctgcTTGGCTATCTGCAtgttctctttggagaaatgtctatccaggtcttctgcccatgttttaatcaggttgtttatttttttgatgttgagttttatgagctgtttatatatgttgggtattaactccttatcagtcatatcatttgcaaatattttctcccattcagtaggtgtcttttcgttttgtcagtggtttcctttgctgtgcaaaagctttacgtttaattaggtcccatttgcttatttttgttttatttcctttgctttaggagactgatccaaaaaaaaatattgctactatttatgtcaaagagtgttctgcctgttttcctctaggagttttatggtctctggtcttttttttttttggctgtgttgggtcttcattgctgcgcgcgggctttctctagttgcggcgagcgggggctactcttcattgtggtgctcaggcttctcattgcagtggcttctcttattgcggagcatgggctctaggcgcatgggcttcagtagttgtggcatgtgggctcagtaattgtggctcgtgggcttagctgctccgcggcatgtgggatcttcctggaccagggcttgaaccgtgtcccctgaattggcaggcggattcttaaccactgcgccaccagggaagcccacagtctctggtcttacatttaggtctttaatccatttttagtttatttttgtatatagtgttagagaatgttctaatttcattagtttacatgtagttgtccagttttcccagcaccacttattgaagagactgtcttttctccattgtctattcttgcctcctttgtcatagattaattgacaaaaagtgcatgagtttatttctgggctctctattctgttccatcgatctatgtgtctgtttttgtgccagtaccatagtgttttgattactgtagctttctagtatagtctgaaagtCAGGTGGgacgtgattcctccagctctgttcttctttctcaagattgttttggctactcagggtccatacaagttttaagattatttgttctagttctgtgaaaaatatccttggtattttgatagggattgcattgaatctgtagatggcctcaggtagtatagccattttaacaatattaattattccagtccaagaacatggtatatctttctatctgtttgtgctgtcttcaatttctttcatcagtgtcttatagttttccaagtacaggtcttttcccTCCTTAGGTACGGTTTtccctaggtatcttattctttttgatgcgatggtaaataggattatttccttagtttctctttctgttagTTCATTGTTAgtctatagaaatgcaacagatttctgtatattaattttgtatcctgcaactttaccaaattcattgatgaatgaattgatgaattcggtaaagttgcaggtgaAGGAGGCTCCCCACCTgactttctccttcctttgcaCTGCCAGCATTCCCAGGTGTCCCCACCTCAGGACAGGCTCCCTCCTCCCAATGAGGAGGCCAGTACCTTCACAGACCCTCCTGTGGGGGACCAAGGGTGTCTCTGGCCTCTGGGGTCTCTGTACAAGGTGGAGTagtccctcctctccccttcccaccccacccaatTCTACCCCACCCACGCTTCCCCAAGCCTGGGGGGGCCCCACCCAGGCTTTTAGACAAACAAAATCAAGGGGAAAGAGTTAGCAAGAAGGAGGGAGCTCATTACCAGGAATTAAGGAGGAAGTATGCCCTGGGGTAAGATGAGTGGGACTGGTCACTCAGACTCTCTTAGGTACTTAGGTACATGAGATGTTCACTTAGAAGTACACATAGAAAGACCCAGACACAAAGAGTCAGGCAGGGatagagacacagaaagagacagagacatggTCAGCCAGGGGCACAGACCCAGATCCATACCAGACAGACTGAGAGGAAGATAGGTTCACCCTGCAGCACTAAGAGGTGCACAGctgcgtgtgtgcacacacaagcAGGCACACAAGGAAACGGAAACCAAGCTCAGGTTTCAGGGAGGTGGATTTCAATGCAAGCAAGTCAGAGCTTTAAGGAACCATGAGCTCCTCCAAAGATAGCTGTGGAGAGGACTAGCTCAGGAAGAAGGGACAGAGATGAGACGTGGGATCTTGATTCTCTCTCTAAGTCCACCCTGGAAAACGGATTAAGCTACTTTCCTGAAGGAGATGAAGAGGTTTCTTTCTAGAACTTGCTATCAGACAGAACTGCTGGTAGGAGGCATATCTTAGAAGGGAGTAGGGGAGGTGGGAAGCATCGCTCCTGCCCCCAGGGGTCATGCTGCTACTTGGCTTCTGTCACTGGGCGGCCAGGCCTTCCTCTTTCTCGGCCAGGCCTTCCTCTTCCTCACTCGGTCTGACCTTCCACCCATCGTGTTCCCTAGGCTGCATGCTCCTCTGCTCTCTACACCCATGGTGgccccctcttgtgtctcccttctATTCCTCCCAAAACCCTCCTCAAGTTAGGGCACGGCAAGCCATCCCGCCGTTCTTCCTCCCCCCTCTCAGGAACTTCAGATTCGTGGAAGGAATCTGAGGCGGAAGAGGATATTAAATTCAATGACCTTTAAAAAACAGCCTTCAGatctctccaccaccaccatcccccctcccctgttctgcagaaaaaaatcatttttttgacatttattgaCTATTATCTTCCATTACCTCCTCCTCTCTATGTTTCccaattcacagatgaggaaactgaggttcagggaaagAAAATGACCACCCCAGTATCACACAGCTAGAGAGAGGCCAAGCTGGGCTTGGAATCCAGGTCTGACTACTTGTTCACCACTGGGCCAGaagccctcccaccaccccctggGCTGACTGGTCAGGGTCAACTGCAGGATTTGAGAGTAAGAGAAGACAAAGGGCATGGGGCATGCTGGGGAGGATAGCAGAGTGAGGGTACCCAAAGCGGGACAGGTGTGGCTGCAGTGAAACTCTGAAGCACACATTCTCCTCCCTTGGTTTGCCCTTTCTCCCCCGAGGGCCTGAGAAGGGGACACTCCCTCTGGCTCAGGTCCCTTCAACATTCCAGACACGCCTCCTGGGAGCTGGGGACGAGTGGGTGGAGACCTGAGATGGAACTgccttccccccagccccacccgccCAGGGTCCAGGCTGTGCGACCATGCATTTACCACCCACCCCCTCTGGGCCATCGTCTCTGGGGAGCAAGAGTTGGCTTATCCTCTAAAAACCACAGTTCTCCTCCAGACCCAGGCATCCCAACGTGGTTAACTCTGCAGGAGAGCTTGGGTTGGGGCCGCCTTCCCTTTTATTCCCAGTGAAATTTGAGGAGGATTCGgtaaggaaggagaaggaggtgggaaggggcaCGTAATCTCCCAACAGAGCTTCCCAGGCTTCAGTCAGGGCACCAGAGTCAGTCCAATCCCAGATCCCAGCCTTACAGGACACAGGGGTGCCTcagactgaagaactgaagaactgaagCACAGGAGGCACGAATGAATGCAGCTGTGGTCTCTGGGTTCAGACAACTGACTGTAGAGATGGTGAAAGAATGGGTAAGGGCAGGgatgacttcctggaggaggtgatggagcAGATCAGGAGGATTTCAGTGAGTGGGCAGTGAGGTAGGAAGGCACAGGAGCACACAAAGTAGTCTGGGGTGGATGGAGCACTGTGAGGGGAGGTGTAGGGACCAGGGCCAGGTCCTGGAGGGCCTGACTGCAGGATGGAGGGATTTGAATTGTCTCTGGGTAGCGGGGAGAGCCGTAGAAAGAGGCGCACTTTCAGCAGGGGTTTTCAGAAAGATCCCTCTGGTTGCTGTGTGGACTGACCAGGGCAAACGAGTCAGAGAGGCTGCTCAGGGGGCTGTGGCCAAGGTCTAGTTGAAGGTGATAGAGCCCAAACAGCTGCGAGGTATAGAAGGCAATAACAGGTTCCCGGTCTGATTGGTCTCTTCCAGCAACAGGGAGCTCACTATTTCTTGGGTAGCAGTCCTGTCCTTTGGGCAGCTCTGCCTGGGAGAAAGTTCTTCCCTAGGCCAGGCTTCAGCCTGCCTTCCTGGGGTAGTGGGTGGGTGCAGGGGTTGGGAAGATGTGATTCATTGTACTGGGGGCTCCCAGGAAGATGGAAGCTTGGGGAAAAGTGTGGGACGCCGAGTTCAAGCTGAGCTGAAGGAGCTCTCTGACCTCTCTGTGTGACTGACCCCTGCCCCTAGGGCAGGTTTGAGTACTACCCTCAGGGTGCTCTGGCTATCTGTGGCCAAACTCAGCAGAAGCTCTTTAGCTGGTGCCAGAAAAACAGCAGAGCAAGCAGAGAGATATTTACATAATtggcatatattttattattttttttataaaaggcaAAAGAGTACATGCGTTGAGGATTAaaggagtgaagaaaaaaaaaaaaaagaaatgaagagcctATTTAGAGTCTCCCAACCCCCATCCCTAAAACTGTaacatcttttatatatatatatatatatatatatatatatatatatatatatatatatatatatacacaaacacacacacacacacacacacacacacacacacatatatatatatatatatatatatatacacttctttttttctttttttaaagagcagatgTGAAACTTATGACCTGGACTTCACCCCACCCGCCTCATGCCTCCATTGTGACAGAAACACATCACTCTGCTCCTACTTATGTATGAATAGCCAGAGCTCCTCATCTGGGCTGTGGTCCCCTCCTCCTAGCCCTACTCATATTCCCACCCTACCTCTCCCAAAGCCTATAGAAGCCCCCTATGTAGAAAAAACAGCAGACACACACATACTAAGAAACACATGTACCTGGACCCTCCTCCACACGGAGCCCCTGAAACACGCAGACCCCTGGTGCTTTCCTCACTCATAGATGGACAcgacaccctccctccctccgggcCTCCCCCGCACGCCCACAGATAGAATCCTTTCCACTTGGTCCTTTGCCCTGAATATCTGGAaaaccacacacacgcacatgcacacatctgCTGCCCATTCTCTCTCTTTGGGAGACAAAGGACTAGATTGGCCCTACTCCCTGTGCCACCAGCTTCCAGGCAGTGGCCAGCGGTCCAATTGGGTCCTATTTCCTTCAGGATGGAAAATCCTGAAGGGGGCTGTCTAGAGGGGCGGTGGTAGACAAGGAGCTTCTTAGCCTGGGAGCGGGGTCATGAAGAGGGCTTCTAGGAAGCAGCCCCTGCACAGTCAAAGGATGCTCATGAGAGGGGGTGGGCGGGAGGCCCCCTGCCCATTCACATCTGCCCCTTGTGCTTCACGTGGGACAGCTTCACATTCTCCTCATCGGTGGAGGGTGGAGGCGGTTCCAGGTGGCAGCCGATCATGAGCTGATATACGAGGACACCCGCAATGGAACCCAGGAGCGGGGAGACGATGGGCACCCACCACCAGTGGTTGCCGGTCCTGGGGGCAGACAGATGTGGTCAGGGACGCgtggggcagggcagaggggagACGGGCTGGCGCACGCTGGCGGGGACTGCACTCACGTGAAGACTTCCGAGCCCCAGCCGGCAATGGCTGTGAAAATGCGAGGGCCGAAGTCCCGGGCGGGGTTGACGGCGTAGCCAGAGTTGAAGCCCATGGAGGTGCCGATGACCAGGACCACCAGGCCCACAGTGAAGGCCTCCAGGCCACGCGGGACAGGGTTATTGTAGGGGTCCACAATGGCCAGCACACACACGATGAGGGAGGCTGTGCCAATGAactggggagtggggagaacAGGGTGAGAAGAGCCCCCATCCACCTTCCGGCCCCTCCTTCCATCGTCCAACTTCCCTCCACTCTCAGAGTCTTGGCATCTCCCGTGCTCTGCTCTCCAGAGCAGTGGTGCTAAGACTTTTGCTGGTTAAATTTGCAGATTCCTAGGAATCTGCTCTAGACGAAGAGTCCTGTCCCCCAGCCAGCCCATGAGCAACCCGAGGCAGCCTGATCCTCCTCCCCGAGTTCCCCTCACTCACCCCCAGCCCGTACCTGGTCGAAGAAGCCATTGACCATGTCCAAATGTCCAGAGGGGTAGGTGGCAAAGATGCCGGCTGTGCCATTGGGGCCCGAAACTATAAGCTCGTTGTTGGCGAAGGCCCAGATTGCATCTGGTCACAGATTAGATACCAAGTGGGTGAGAGCAGAGGCCTGAGCCCCATCTCCCCTCTCAGGCTGGGCTCACCCTCCCAAGTGTCACAGGTGAGTGTAATCGCTGCTTTATTACCCTGGAGTCAGGGGTGGGaaagtggaggggtggagggcctGACTCCATTGTTGCCAGACTCATTTCTTTCCCCTCATGACCCCCTCCTGGGGCCTGTGCGTGAATGAGTCATAAGCCCGGGGCCTGGGCAGGCCCCAGCTATCTGTCATCGAAAGGCCTGGTGCCAGAGGGAGGGGGTAGTGGAGGAAGGCAGGGTGGGAAGGCTCACCATAATACAGCCCAAAAACGATCCCGGCACCCAGGAAGGCTCCCAGAGTCTGAGCCATGGCGTAGATGGGCAGCTTGATCCAGGGCTCACGAGCCAGGAAGCACATAGCAAAGGTCACGGCAGGGTTCAGGTGGGCCCCTGGGCAGAGGGGAGATGGAACCTAttagcccccgcctgccacagTGGGGAGGCCAGGACTCCCCCGCCCCATACTCCCCCTCTCTGGCCCTGGTGAGCAGGGATGCAGAGAAGGGTTTCTTGTACAGAATGGTGTGTTGGACTATGTAACAGACCAACTCGACTAATCT
The window above is part of the Eubalaena glacialis isolate mEubGla1 chromosome 9, mEubGla1.1.hap2.+ XY, whole genome shotgun sequence genome. Proteins encoded here:
- the AQP3 gene encoding aquaporin-3, with product MGRQKELVSRCGEMLHIRYRLLRQALAECLGTLILVLFGCGSVAQVVLSRGTHGGFLTINLAFGFAVTLGILIAGQVSGAHLNPAVTFAMCFLAREPWIKLPIYAMAQTLGAFLGAGIVFGLYYDAIWAFANNELIVSGPNGTAGIFATYPSGHLDMVNGFFDQFIGTASLIVCVLAIVDPYNNPVPRGLEAFTVGLVVLVIGTSMGFNSGYAVNPARDFGPRIFTAIAGWGSEVFTTGNHWWWVPIVSPLLGSIAGVLVYQLMIGCHLEPPPPSTDEENVKLSHVKHKGQM